From the Shewanella amazonensis SB2B genome, one window contains:
- a CDS encoding helix-turn-helix domain-containing protein, with translation MTDKNTQAQIISSKIKSLRAKLDWNQSRLATEAGISGAALSKIEQGDKRVPTIVVLRKLATALKVDVHELTGEDAPNRSAQAERTMEFYRKFGVLEELSEDDQKRLIDMANRLKEITNK, from the coding sequence ATGACTGACAAAAATACACAAGCTCAAATAATAAGCAGTAAAATCAAATCATTAAGAGCTAAGCTAGATTGGAATCAATCTAGGCTTGCTACAGAAGCAGGAATAAGTGGAGCTGCCCTCAGTAAGATAGAACAGGGAGATAAGCGAGTTCCTACCATCGTAGTTCTAAGGAAATTAGCTACTGCTCTAAAAGTTGATGTACATGAACTGACCGGAGAAGATGCTCCAAATCGCTCTGCACAAGCCGAACGTACTATGGAGTTTTATAGAAAATTTGGCGTGCTTGAAGAACTCAGTGAAGATGACCAAAAGCGGCTAATAGATATGGCTAATAGGTTGAAGGAAATCACAAATAAATGA
- a CDS encoding ImmA/IrrE family metallo-endopeptidase, whose amino-acid sequence MIKKQRGAIEAEDLLEDLGIDSLPVDPFEIASLVDNPSFRVVFNLVPYDAKSILGKAIGNDSGAVVDINSNIPDEGRLNFTAAHELGHVCMHIMPGSKTSFECGKQQLQSSHDDPFEKEANEFASALLMPEKLINELTDKNINWKNIKHIKDICKTSLESTFRRLSTIYSEPCALIIHKNGKFTRFVTSPYFEVYIERNNLSDEQLKKCANGLNNEFFSSFEESSPSGWVKPKVRSYTLQKIYTSSVSLSDGFVYTLIKYNDKCLN is encoded by the coding sequence ATGATCAAAAAACAGCGCGGAGCAATCGAAGCGGAAGATTTATTAGAAGATTTGGGTATAGATTCACTACCAGTCGATCCCTTTGAAATAGCTAGTCTAGTTGACAATCCATCCTTTCGAGTAGTTTTTAATTTAGTTCCATATGATGCAAAGAGCATTCTTGGAAAAGCGATAGGAAATGACTCTGGCGCTGTCGTAGATATCAATTCCAACATTCCGGATGAAGGAAGATTGAATTTTACTGCTGCACATGAATTGGGGCATGTTTGTATGCATATTATGCCTGGAAGTAAAACTTCTTTTGAATGCGGCAAGCAGCAACTTCAATCTTCCCATGATGACCCCTTTGAAAAAGAGGCTAATGAATTTGCATCAGCATTGCTGATGCCTGAAAAACTAATTAATGAGCTAACTGATAAAAATATTAACTGGAAAAACATAAAACATATCAAGGATATATGCAAAACTTCTCTAGAATCGACTTTCAGAAGATTATCAACAATTTACAGTGAGCCATGTGCATTAATTATCCACAAAAATGGCAAGTTCACTAGGTTTGTAACTTCGCCATACTTTGAAGTTTATATAGAGAGAAATAATTTATCAGACGAGCAGTTAAAAAAATGTGCTAATGGATTAAATAATGAATTTTTTAGCAGTTTTGAAGAGTCTTCCCCTTCCGGCTGGGTAAAACCAAAGGTTAGATCCTATACATTACAAAAAATTTATACGAGTTCAGTATCATTATCCGATGGCTTTGTATATACCCTTATAAAATATAATGACAAGTGCTTAAATTAG
- the gcvP gene encoding aminomethyl-transferring glycine dehydrogenase, with product MTKQTLTELEQHELFLTRHIGPDADEQQAMLNYVGAESLEDLTAQIVPESIRLGRELNVGASNGEAAGLAYIRQLADKNQVFKSYIGMGYHGTEVPNVILRNVLENPGWYTAYTPYQPEIAQGRLEAILNFQQLSIDLTGLDLASASLLDEATAAAEAMALAKRVSKAKKANTFFVADDVFPQTLDVVKTRAECFGFDIVTGPAAEAANHDDLFGALFQYTNRQGQLTDFTELFAQLRAKNVIVTVGADIMSLVLLKSPGAMGADVVFGSAQRFGVPMGFGGPHAAFFVSKDEHKRSMPGRIIGVSKDTRGKTALRMAMQTREQHIRREKANSNICTAQVLLANMASFYAVFHGPQGLKVIANRIHRLTDILAAGLAAKGVTVLNTQWFDTLSFKVDVDAVRARALAAGVNLRYDADGVVGVSLAETTTRADVAELFDIILGAGHGLDVAAIDADILAKGSSSIPAALVREEAFLTHPTFNSYHSETEMMRYIKRLENKDLALNHSMISLGSCTMKLNAAVEMIPVSWPEFANMHPFCPSEQAQGYTQLIGELSDWLVDITGYDAVCMQPNSGAQGEYAGLLAIRKYHESRGEGHRDVCLIPQSAHGTNPASAQLAGMKVVVTACDKQGNVDLDDLRAKAAEVAENLSCIMITYPSTHGVYEETVREICDIIHQHGGQVYLDGANMNAQVGLTAPGFIGADVSHLNLHKTFAIPHGGGGPGMGPIGVKKHLAPFVAGHAVVKQGIESDNNGAVSAAPFGSAGILPISWMYIKLLGSKGLKQSTQTAMLNANYLTKKLSEHYPVLYRGRNDRIAHECIIDMRPLKEASGVTEMDVAKRLNDYGFHAPTMSFPVAGTLMIEPTESESKAELDRFIEAMVAIRGEIARVESGEWPVDNNPLANAPHTMDDIMDPAFDSRPYSRELAVFPTESVRANKFWPTVNRIDDVYGDRNLFCACVPMSDYE from the coding sequence ATGACCAAGCAAACCCTCACAGAGCTGGAACAGCACGAGCTGTTTCTGACCCGTCACATTGGCCCCGATGCCGACGAACAGCAAGCCATGCTGAACTACGTTGGTGCCGAGTCCCTGGAAGATCTGACCGCCCAAATCGTACCCGAGTCTATCCGTCTGGGTCGTGAGCTGAACGTAGGCGCCTCCAACGGCGAAGCTGCTGGTTTGGCCTACATCCGTCAGTTGGCTGACAAAAACCAGGTGTTCAAGAGCTACATTGGTATGGGTTACCACGGCACCGAAGTGCCTAACGTTATCCTGCGTAACGTGCTGGAAAACCCAGGTTGGTACACCGCCTACACCCCATATCAGCCAGAAATCGCCCAGGGCCGCCTCGAAGCCATCCTGAACTTCCAGCAGCTGTCCATCGACCTCACCGGTCTGGATCTGGCCTCTGCCTCTTTGCTGGACGAAGCCACTGCCGCAGCCGAAGCCATGGCGCTGGCCAAGCGTGTCTCCAAGGCCAAGAAAGCCAATACTTTCTTCGTGGCTGACGATGTGTTCCCACAAACCCTGGACGTGGTAAAAACCCGCGCCGAGTGTTTTGGCTTTGACATTGTGACCGGTCCTGCTGCTGAGGCGGCTAACCATGATGACCTCTTTGGTGCCCTGTTCCAGTACACCAACCGTCAGGGTCAACTGACCGATTTCACCGAGCTGTTTGCCCAGCTGCGCGCCAAGAACGTGATTGTGACCGTGGGCGCCGACATCATGTCGCTGGTGCTCTTGAAGAGCCCGGGTGCCATGGGTGCCGACGTGGTATTCGGCTCAGCCCAGCGCTTTGGCGTACCAATGGGCTTTGGTGGTCCACACGCCGCCTTCTTTGTGTCCAAAGACGAGCATAAGCGCTCTATGCCGGGTCGTATCATCGGCGTGTCCAAAGACACCCGTGGCAAGACTGCCCTGCGTATGGCCATGCAAACCCGAGAGCAGCACATCCGCCGCGAGAAAGCCAACTCCAACATCTGTACTGCACAGGTGCTGCTGGCCAACATGGCCTCTTTCTACGCCGTATTCCATGGCCCACAAGGCCTGAAAGTGATTGCCAACCGCATTCACCGCCTGACTGATATCCTGGCCGCCGGTCTGGCCGCCAAGGGCGTCACTGTGCTGAACACTCAATGGTTCGATACCTTAAGCTTCAAGGTTGATGTGGACGCCGTACGTGCCCGCGCTCTGGCTGCCGGTGTAAACCTGCGCTACGACGCCGATGGTGTTGTGGGTGTGAGCCTGGCTGAAACCACTACCCGTGCCGATGTTGCCGAACTGTTCGACATCATCCTGGGTGCCGGTCATGGTCTGGATGTGGCCGCTATCGATGCCGACATCCTGGCCAAGGGTTCAAGCTCTATCCCGGCTGCACTGGTACGTGAAGAAGCTTTCCTGACTCACCCAACCTTCAACAGCTACCACAGCGAAACCGAAATGATGCGCTACATCAAGCGCCTCGAGAACAAGGACCTGGCCCTGAACCACTCCATGATCTCGCTGGGTTCCTGCACCATGAAACTCAACGCTGCCGTTGAGATGATCCCGGTGAGCTGGCCTGAATTTGCCAACATGCACCCCTTCTGCCCATCTGAGCAGGCCCAGGGTTACACCCAGCTGATTGGTGAACTGTCTGACTGGCTGGTGGACATCACAGGTTACGATGCCGTGTGCATGCAGCCCAACTCAGGTGCCCAGGGCGAATACGCCGGTCTGCTGGCTATCCGCAAGTACCACGAGTCCCGTGGCGAAGGTCATCGCGATGTGTGTCTCATTCCTCAGTCTGCCCACGGTACCAACCCTGCCTCTGCCCAGCTCGCTGGCATGAAGGTGGTAGTGACCGCCTGTGACAAGCAAGGCAACGTGGATCTGGACGACCTGCGCGCCAAGGCCGCCGAAGTGGCCGAGAACCTGTCGTGCATCATGATCACCTATCCTTCCACCCACGGTGTATACGAAGAAACCGTGCGTGAAATCTGTGACATCATTCATCAGCACGGTGGTCAGGTGTACCTCGACGGTGCCAACATGAACGCCCAGGTAGGTCTTACTGCGCCTGGCTTTATCGGTGCCGACGTATCTCACCTGAACCTGCACAAGACCTTCGCCATCCCTCACGGCGGCGGCGGTCCAGGCATGGGCCCAATCGGCGTGAAGAAGCACCTGGCACCTTTCGTGGCTGGTCACGCGGTAGTGAAGCAGGGCATCGAGAGCGACAACAATGGTGCCGTATCTGCAGCCCCATTCGGCAGCGCCGGTATCCTGCCAATCAGCTGGATGTACATCAAGCTGCTGGGCAGCAAGGGTCTGAAGCAATCTACCCAGACTGCCATGCTGAACGCCAACTACCTGACCAAGAAGCTGTCTGAGCACTATCCAGTGCTGTACCGTGGCCGTAACGACCGTATCGCTCACGAGTGCATCATTGATATGCGTCCGCTGAAGGAAGCCTCAGGTGTGACCGAGATGGACGTGGCCAAGCGTCTGAACGACTACGGTTTCCACGCCCCCACCATGAGCTTCCCGGTTGCCGGCACCCTGATGATCGAGCCAACTGAGTCTGAATCCAAGGCTGAGCTGGACCGCTTCATCGAGGCCATGGTGGCCATTCGCGGCGAAATCGCCCGCGTGGAAAGCGGCGAGTGGCCGGTTGACAACAACCCACTGGCCAATGCCCCGCACACCATGGATGACATCATGGATCCGGCGTTTGATAGCCGCCCATACAGCCGTGAGCTGGCGGTGTTCCCTACCGAGTCAGTGCGCGCCAACAAGTTCTGGCCAACCGTGAACCGTATCGATGACGTGTATGGTGACCGGAATTTGTTCTGTGCCTGTGTGCCGATGAGTGACTACGAATAA
- the gcvH gene encoding glycine cleavage system protein GcvH, with the protein MSNIPSELKYASSHEWIRKEDDGTYTVGITEHAQELLGDMVFVELPEVGDTVSAGEDCAVAESVKAASDIYAPISGEVIAVNESLEDSPELVNSDAYGDGWFFRIKPSDESELDSLLDAEGYQAVIDEE; encoded by the coding sequence ATGAGCAATATCCCGTCCGAACTCAAGTATGCTTCTTCCCACGAATGGATCCGCAAGGAAGACGACGGCACCTACACCGTAGGTATCACTGAGCACGCTCAGGAACTGCTGGGTGACATGGTATTCGTTGAGCTGCCTGAAGTGGGTGACACTGTGTCTGCCGGTGAAGACTGCGCCGTAGCTGAGTCTGTAAAAGCTGCCTCTGACATCTATGCCCCTATCTCCGGTGAAGTGATTGCCGTAAACGAGTCTCTGGAAGATTCTCCAGAGCTGGTAAACAGCGACGCTTACGGTGACGGCTGGTTCTTCCGCATCAAGCCTTCTGACGAGTCTGAGCTGGACAGCCTGCTCGACGCCGAAGGTTATCAAGCAGTTATCGACGAGGAATAA
- the gcvT gene encoding glycine cleavage system aminomethyltransferase GcvT — protein sequence MANKTVLFSKHLESNAKMVDFHGWNMPLNYGSQIEEHHAVRRDAGMFDVSHMTVVDVEGADARAFLRKLLANDIAKLTVPGKALYGGMLNHDGGVIDDLITYYLSDTQYRVVVNSATREKDLAWIGEQAKGFDVTITERPELAMIAVQGPNAKAKAATVFTAEQNAAVEGMKPFFGKQAGSLFIATTGYTGEAGYEIIVPEAEAEALWQALLDAGVQPCGLGARDTLRLEAGMNLYGQDMDESVNPLAANMGWTIAWEPADRDFIGREALEAIKAKGSDKLVGLVMEEKGVLRHDMPVFFTDANGVEHQGVITSGTFSPTLGYSIAMARVPGAIGETAEVEMRKKRVTVRVIAPSFVRNGKQAF from the coding sequence ATGGCTAATAAAACTGTACTCTTTAGCAAGCACCTGGAATCGAACGCCAAGATGGTGGACTTCCACGGCTGGAATATGCCCCTCAACTATGGCTCCCAAATCGAAGAGCACCATGCCGTGCGCCGTGACGCCGGTATGTTCGACGTATCTCACATGACTGTAGTGGACGTTGAAGGTGCCGATGCCCGCGCTTTCCTGCGCAAACTGCTGGCTAACGACATTGCCAAACTGACCGTTCCCGGCAAAGCCCTCTACGGCGGCATGCTGAACCACGACGGCGGCGTCATTGACGACCTCATCACCTACTATCTCAGCGACACTCAATACCGCGTGGTAGTGAACTCTGCTACCCGCGAAAAAGATCTGGCGTGGATTGGTGAGCAGGCCAAAGGCTTCGATGTCACCATCACCGAGCGTCCTGAACTGGCCATGATTGCCGTGCAGGGTCCCAATGCCAAAGCCAAAGCCGCCACCGTATTTACTGCCGAGCAAAACGCTGCTGTAGAAGGTATGAAGCCTTTCTTCGGCAAGCAAGCTGGCAGCCTCTTTATTGCCACCACAGGTTACACAGGTGAAGCCGGCTACGAGATCATCGTGCCAGAAGCCGAAGCCGAGGCCCTGTGGCAAGCCCTGCTGGATGCCGGTGTGCAGCCATGTGGTCTGGGTGCCCGTGACACCCTGCGCCTGGAAGCCGGTATGAACCTCTACGGTCAGGACATGGACGAGAGCGTCAACCCACTGGCCGCCAACATGGGCTGGACCATTGCATGGGAACCTGCGGATCGCGACTTTATCGGCCGTGAAGCGCTGGAAGCCATCAAGGCCAAGGGCAGCGACAAATTAGTCGGTCTGGTGATGGAAGAGAAGGGCGTTCTGCGCCATGATATGCCAGTGTTTTTTACCGACGCCAATGGCGTTGAGCACCAGGGCGTGATCACCAGCGGTACATTCTCACCCACTTTGGGCTATTCTATCGCGATGGCTCGCGTACCCGGCGCCATCGGTGAGACTGCCGAAGTGGAAATGCGCAAGAAGCGTGTGACGGTGCGTGTCATCGCACCCAGCTTCGTACGCAATGGAAAACAAGCATTTTAA
- a CDS encoding FAD-dependent oxidoreductase — protein MMTTQSCDVAIVGGGMVGLATAIGLAEAGLKVTVLDAGSQSAVAGEPRLRVSAINRASEDLLKSLGAWPLMDSQRTASYGRMQVWDKDGMGKIGFDANELGESSLGTIIENDNIAAALAKRAGEFDNLDYREGVRLSRLAFGEKEAWLTLEEGDMLSAALVIAADGANSWVRSQCNIPLTFWDYGHTAIVATIETAEPHESCARQVFLPDGPLAFLPLFQANLCSIVWSVTEPRAQELLAMDDENFSKSLTAAFDARLGLCHVKSERIGFNLRMRYARHFARHRLLLAGDAAHTIHPLAGQGVNLGFQDAAAIIETIGRLKAEGKDIGDYRLLRPLERERKAAAQEMIATMEGFKRLFEGSNPIKQAVRDLGLNLVDKLPGLKTVFIKQAMGR, from the coding sequence ATGATGACAACCCAAAGCTGTGATGTGGCCATTGTAGGTGGCGGCATGGTGGGATTGGCAACCGCCATCGGCCTTGCCGAGGCCGGGCTTAAGGTGACAGTCCTGGATGCGGGCAGCCAGAGTGCTGTTGCAGGCGAGCCGCGTCTTCGGGTCAGCGCCATCAACCGCGCCAGCGAAGATTTGCTCAAATCTCTGGGCGCCTGGCCGCTGATGGACAGCCAGCGCACCGCCTCCTATGGCCGTATGCAGGTGTGGGACAAAGACGGCATGGGCAAAATTGGTTTTGATGCCAATGAACTGGGCGAATCAAGCCTTGGCACCATCATCGAAAACGACAATATTGCCGCCGCGCTGGCAAAACGTGCCGGAGAGTTCGATAACCTGGATTACCGGGAAGGTGTGCGTTTAAGCCGCCTTGCCTTTGGTGAAAAGGAAGCCTGGCTGACCCTGGAAGAGGGCGACATGCTCTCGGCTGCGCTGGTGATTGCCGCCGACGGCGCAAACAGTTGGGTGCGCAGCCAGTGCAATATTCCGCTGACGTTCTGGGACTATGGCCACACCGCCATTGTTGCCACCATAGAAACCGCCGAGCCCCACGAGAGCTGTGCCCGACAGGTGTTTTTGCCTGACGGCCCGCTGGCGTTTTTGCCGCTGTTTCAGGCAAATCTTTGCTCCATCGTTTGGTCGGTAACCGAGCCTCGGGCGCAGGAACTGCTGGCGATGGATGATGAAAATTTTTCAAAGTCGCTTACCGCCGCCTTCGATGCCCGCCTTGGTCTGTGCCACGTAAAGAGTGAGCGTATCGGCTTTAACCTGCGCATGCGCTATGCCCGCCATTTTGCCCGTCACCGGCTGCTGCTGGCGGGGGATGCGGCCCACACCATACACCCGTTGGCGGGGCAGGGCGTTAACCTGGGTTTTCAGGACGCCGCCGCCATTATCGAGACCATTGGTCGCCTGAAAGCCGAGGGCAAAGATATAGGTGACTACCGTCTGCTCCGGCCGCTGGAGCGTGAGCGCAAGGCCGCCGCCCAGGAAATGATTGCTACCATGGAAGGCTTCAAACGCCTCTTTGAAGGCAGCAACCCCATCAAGCAGGCCGTGCGGGATCTGGGATTGAACCTGGTGGATAAGTTGCCTGGACTGAAAACAGTGTTCATCAAACAGGCCATGGGCAGATAA
- the ubiH gene encoding 2-octaprenyl-6-methoxyphenyl hydroxylase, with the protein MDDTRHINPTGSDNAPADVSNSAQAVDIAIVGGAMAGATLALALEQLCKLSDAPLSIALIEARAPGDEHPGFDARAIAVAEGSIEELKRLGVWRHLSRLGTPITDIHVSDRGHFGMTELNSSAFGLPYLGQVVELEAVGKALFDAMAKTRIQLLCPDSLVGMEAGQDAHTLLLESGKKLSAKLVVAADGLGSAVRSHFNLPLEQVDFDQEAVIANVVTRQPHEHWAWERFTDTGPLALLPMAAINGEQRLSLVWALPPDEARMLQDCDEQRFVSQLQQAFGNRAGVFLGAGNRQRYPLKLSWMPRPIHHRCVFVGNAAQTLHPIAGQGFNLGLRDIVDLTRVLQQALSENRHADVGDIRLLHRYLTLREHDRRETLLAIESLVRGFSNQYWPLVAGRSVGLRLLSWCPPLKAPLASRAMGWRRGVRLTPNL; encoded by the coding sequence ATGGACGACACCCGTCACATCAACCCAACTGGCAGTGACAATGCGCCTGCCGATGTGTCGAATTCAGCGCAGGCGGTCGATATCGCTATCGTGGGCGGTGCCATGGCCGGTGCCACTCTGGCGCTCGCCCTCGAGCAGCTCTGCAAGCTATCAGACGCCCCCCTTTCCATCGCCCTGATTGAAGCCAGGGCGCCCGGCGATGAACATCCCGGCTTTGATGCCCGCGCTATCGCCGTTGCCGAAGGCTCCATTGAGGAGCTTAAGCGCCTCGGTGTGTGGCGACACCTGAGTCGGCTTGGCACCCCCATTACCGATATTCATGTCTCAGACCGTGGCCATTTTGGTATGACGGAGCTCAATAGCAGCGCCTTTGGTCTGCCTTATCTTGGGCAAGTGGTTGAGCTTGAGGCCGTGGGCAAAGCATTGTTTGATGCCATGGCCAAGACCCGTATCCAACTGCTGTGCCCCGATAGTCTGGTGGGTATGGAGGCGGGTCAGGATGCACACACCCTGCTGCTGGAGTCCGGTAAAAAGCTGAGTGCAAAGCTTGTCGTCGCTGCCGATGGTTTGGGTTCTGCCGTACGCAGCCACTTTAACTTACCGCTTGAGCAGGTGGACTTTGATCAGGAAGCTGTGATTGCCAATGTGGTAACCCGGCAGCCCCATGAACATTGGGCGTGGGAGCGCTTCACAGACACAGGGCCTTTGGCGCTGTTGCCCATGGCAGCTATTAATGGGGAACAGCGGCTCTCACTGGTGTGGGCCCTGCCTCCCGACGAAGCCCGAATGCTGCAGGACTGCGATGAGCAACGCTTTGTGAGTCAATTACAGCAGGCCTTTGGCAACCGGGCCGGGGTCTTCCTTGGCGCCGGTAATCGTCAGCGTTATCCCCTGAAACTGTCCTGGATGCCAAGACCCATTCACCATCGCTGCGTGTTTGTGGGCAATGCCGCTCAAACCCTCCATCCCATCGCCGGTCAGGGCTTTAACCTGGGCCTCAGGGATATTGTCGATTTGACCCGGGTGTTGCAGCAGGCACTCAGTGAAAACCGCCATGCAGATGTGGGCGATATTCGCCTGCTGCATCGTTATTTGACACTTCGCGAGCACGACAGGCGTGAAACCCTGCTGGCCATCGAATCCCTGGTTCGGGGCTTTTCCAATCAATATTGGCCGCTGGTGGCCGGGCGCAGTGTGGGACTTCGGCTGCTGTCCTGGTGTCCGCCGCTCAAGGCGCCGCTTGCAAGCCGGGCCATGGGCTGGCGCCGTGGTGTCCGCCTGACGCCCAACCTGTAA
- a CDS encoding UPF0149 family protein — protein sequence MATPPSLKIEKLLGALEAAEIGQHPVEVHGAMVGLIAGGVEQGRGAWLKPLLELMNDGQSIPAELQALVEELFVDTQARLGEIDFGFMPLLPEEEEPLCDRVEALSLWVQSFLAGLAIIQPGLNQASEDVREVIADLAAVAQVEIDVVDDEESETAYVEILEFVRMAAIHCYQEFGPQDGGGAIQPSNNLH from the coding sequence ATGGCAACCCCACCCTCCCTCAAAATTGAAAAACTGCTCGGCGCGCTGGAAGCGGCTGAAATTGGTCAGCATCCGGTGGAAGTGCACGGCGCCATGGTCGGCTTGATTGCCGGTGGTGTAGAGCAGGGCCGGGGAGCCTGGCTTAAGCCCCTGCTTGAGTTGATGAATGATGGGCAATCAATCCCCGCTGAGCTGCAAGCCCTGGTGGAGGAGCTATTTGTCGATACCCAGGCACGCCTTGGGGAAATTGATTTTGGTTTTATGCCGCTATTGCCCGAAGAAGAAGAGCCCCTGTGTGACAGAGTCGAAGCCCTGTCTCTGTGGGTGCAGAGTTTTCTGGCAGGACTTGCCATTATCCAGCCGGGGCTCAATCAGGCCTCTGAAGATGTGCGCGAAGTGATTGCCGATCTCGCCGCCGTGGCTCAGGTCGAAATCGATGTGGTGGATGATGAAGAATCAGAAACTGCCTATGTCGAAATTCTTGAATTCGTGCGTATGGCGGCCATTCATTGTTATCAGGAATTTGGCCCCCAGGATGGCGGCGGCGCTATACAGCCCAGCAATAATCTGCATTGA
- a CDS encoding cell division protein ZapA: protein MSSSAIDIILLGRTYSIACPVGQEAALRSVAQKLEQQLTSLRGRTSNLSREDLAMMAALNLGHELHEEQRKNQDYMQQMDDRIRLLQRTLEQALVERSHKED, encoded by the coding sequence ATGAGCAGTAGCGCCATTGATATCATCCTCCTTGGACGCACCTACTCCATCGCCTGTCCAGTCGGACAAGAAGCGGCTCTGAGGTCGGTGGCACAAAAGCTTGAACAGCAACTGACGTCGCTTCGCGGCCGAACCAGCAACCTGAGCCGGGAAGATCTGGCCATGATGGCGGCATTAAATCTCGGTCATGAGTTGCACGAAGAACAGCGAAAGAATCAAGACTATATGCAGCAAATGGATGACAGAATCCGCCTGCTGCAGCGAACGCTCGAACAAGCTTTGGTTGAGCGAAGCCACAAGGAAGATTAA
- a CDS encoding 5-formyltetrahydrofolate cyclo-ligase: MTVSVTSNATSAEAPISPSAEAQGSISAEAHSGISANSSRSAIRKHVRALRRTLSGDVQTAAAIQAAQHLLTELADARRVALYLENDGEISTRPLIEALWQQGVEVYLPVLHPFAEGHLLFIRYDKHSEMRDNLYGIPEPVMACHRLCPAYRLDAIITPLVAFDDSGNRLGMGGGFYDRTLAQLPDSTRVIGLAHDCQRLPALPVEAWDVPLTTIVTPSRIHRLPPRN, translated from the coding sequence ATGACGGTATCCGTCACATCCAACGCGACCAGCGCTGAGGCACCGATTAGCCCAAGTGCTGAGGCACAAGGCAGCATCAGTGCTGAGGCCCACAGCGGCATAAGTGCAAATTCGTCGCGCAGTGCCATACGCAAACACGTTCGCGCTCTGAGGCGCACCCTCAGCGGCGATGTGCAGACAGCTGCCGCCATACAGGCAGCGCAGCACCTGTTAACTGAGCTCGCCGATGCCCGTAGGGTCGCCCTTTACCTTGAAAACGATGGCGAAATCAGCACCCGCCCCCTGATTGAGGCCCTGTGGCAACAAGGGGTTGAGGTGTATCTGCCGGTGCTGCATCCCTTCGCCGAAGGCCATTTACTCTTTATCCGTTACGATAAGCACAGCGAGATGCGTGACAACCTTTATGGCATCCCTGAGCCCGTGATGGCCTGCCACCGCCTGTGCCCAGCCTACCGGCTCGACGCCATTATAACCCCACTGGTCGCATTTGATGACAGCGGCAATCGTCTTGGCATGGGCGGCGGCTTTTACGACCGCACCCTGGCGCAGCTGCCTGACAGCACCCGGGTTATTGGCCTCGCCCACGATTGTCAGCGCCTGCCTGCCCTGCCCGTTGAAGCCTGGGATGTGCCTTTGACCACCATAGTCACCCCATCGCGAATCCATCGTCTCCCCCCTCGTAATTAA
- a CDS encoding LysR family transcriptional regulator, producing MNLDDVALFVQVVELGSFTKAAERSGLPKSTVSRRIRDLEQSLRARLLERTTRHLLLTEVGEAFLLRARAILAAVEATELEVAGAQQTFEGELTLYAPDFLMEWCSPQIARFFERYPELSLRVHDIGQTSSTLADKRFDLLLTLGALRDSSFIAHPMAKLQFDLYATPEYLQQHPLPEHAKALGQKHALAIMELASLDLCWPLAQIPLFRRPQFCTQSPYLLRSLVLQHRVIGYLPVAMAGDLVAQGKLVPLYNRTVRTAEQLYGVYHSRRFVPEKVKLLMEDIRAGLPGRLQQLEAEQVDCSN from the coding sequence GTGAACCTAGATGATGTAGCACTGTTTGTTCAGGTTGTTGAGTTAGGTAGCTTTACCAAAGCCGCTGAACGAAGCGGCCTGCCAAAATCGACCGTCAGCCGCCGTATCCGAGATCTTGAGCAAAGTCTTCGCGCCCGCCTGTTGGAGCGTACTACCCGGCACCTACTGCTGACTGAGGTGGGAGAGGCTTTTTTGCTGCGAGCCCGAGCCATACTGGCGGCTGTAGAAGCAACCGAATTGGAAGTGGCTGGCGCTCAGCAAACCTTTGAAGGCGAACTGACACTCTATGCCCCCGATTTTCTGATGGAATGGTGCTCTCCCCAGATTGCACGCTTTTTTGAGCGTTATCCCGAACTCTCCCTGCGGGTGCATGACATAGGACAGACGTCATCGACACTGGCAGACAAGCGCTTTGATTTGCTGCTGACCCTGGGCGCACTGCGAGATTCCTCCTTTATCGCACATCCCATGGCCAAGCTGCAGTTTGATCTCTACGCCACACCGGAATATCTGCAACAGCACCCGCTTCCTGAACACGCCAAGGCCCTTGGGCAGAAGCACGCGCTGGCCATCATGGAACTGGCCTCCCTGGATTTGTGTTGGCCATTGGCACAAATCCCCCTGTTTCGCCGCCCCCAATTTTGCACCCAGTCCCCCTATCTGCTGCGTTCTTTAGTGTTGCAGCACCGAGTGATAGGTTATCTGCCAGTGGCCATGGCTGGTGATTTGGTAGCCCAAGGAAAGTTGGTTCCCTTATACAACCGGACTGTGAGAACTGCTGAACAGCTTTACGGCGTGTATCATTCCCGCCGTTTTGTACCTGAAAAAGTCAAGCTGCTGATGGAAGACATTCGCGCGGGGCTGCCGGGCAGATTGCAGCAGTTGGAAGCTGAACAAGTTGATTGTTCCAATTAA